Part of the Lusitaniella coriacea LEGE 07157 genome is shown below.
TACCCTGTTGAAAAGACGCAATAATCAGGCTTTTCTCTCCTCCTAGGGCTTTCTGCTCGATATACTCAATCGCCTTCGCTACAGCTCGCTCGTGAGCCTCCTCAATGAGGGTTCGGATTTCAACCTCTGCCACGACCCAAAAGAGACTAACGCTCTTGGGGGCAGAGAAGGTCAGTCCCAGCCCGGTATCTTTCTCGCTTCTCTGGTGGGGTGGATGAGTGTTTCTTCTGCGAGGGAGAAGTTTTGCGTCAGGCTAATAAAGTCAAATCGCTTCACTCTGCCGTAGAGTCCCAAGAACTTGGCTCCTTCGGTCTCAAGCCATTGACCGAGGGGTTCGCCATTCTTGTTGGGGTCGAATTCGTCTTGCTCTTGAGCTGTATCAATGTAGTAGCGCGGGTGCTTCACTCTAGCAATAGCTAACACAATTTAATTTCTCTCTCAGCACTCCATATCCTATCGTATTTGCTAAAATAAAACTGTTGTTGTGATGCTTTATTTCCTTAAGTTCCTAATCAGAACTTTCTTCTGAGAAACGCTTCCCAAAAGCATCACCGGAAAAATTTCCGGGACGTTTCTATCTCATTTATCCGGGACGCACCCCTGGAACTCATACTAGAGATTTTGCTCGGAATGACTCGCGGAATACTTCACAAGTACGCGAGAATTTCTGCTGTTTAATAATCGGTTTTTTCGAGAGATAAAATCGTCGTCTTCCTGCTCTTCACCTGGGAATTTTAACCGCTATCTTTGCACGGAATAGATGCCTCGTTCGTTCGCGGTATTGCGTTCCCAACAAATTGCTAATGAAAGCAACCGATCTGTATCGCGGAATCTTTTGCGGTATTGACCGGAAAAAAAGTAGCGCACTCCTTAACCGGAATGCGTTGTCAACATTAACCTTAATGAATAAGGAAAATAAAATGGAAAATATAAGCCTATACGAAAGACTGCTGCCTGTATTCAGTTTGGCGCTTGGCGTATGCCTGCCATCCATCATCAATCTGGGAGCAGACCTGTTCGACCGGATACGACCCGGAAAACGATTCGACGCGATCGAGGAAACACTCAATCGCATCGCAGATCGAATGGATAAACTGCCTAGCTTGAATTCTCTGACCGCTCTAACGGGTCAGGTGGAGAGACTTGAAGGAGTTCTCTCCAAAAGGCTTCGAGCAAAAAAAACAAAGGCTACACCGAAGCCTGTTATTAAACACGTCAACGGTGCAGCCAACAAATAACAGTAACAAATTAGTTACCTAAACCCTGAAAGCTATCAACCCCGTCCGGTTGGTAGCTTTCTTTTTTATAGGACTTACTATGACTAATGACACAACTAAAAAATCGAATCAAGCTAAATCCCCTAAAACTATCGTTGCGAAGCTCAAGCAGGACTTCTGCCAGAAGCTCGACACCCTCGCCTACGGCAGCTCTCATAATGAAGTCTTCCGAAGCTGGGCTGAAATCGCAGCGATTGCCATGCACCAACTTCCCTACCTCACTGGCTGTATTCCCAAAGGTAATACCTTCGAGGCAATGGAAGCTCACTACCTCAAACTTGCAGCCAAACAAGAAAGGGAAACGCTTCACGAGTTTGCCTCTCTTTTAGCCCTCGTCCAATTGGCTCTAGCACATCAGTGGACTGATTTTCTCGGAGCTATCTACTTCGAGATGGAAATCAGTGGGAAAAAGAGCAAACAATCCAATGGTGAGTTCTTCACCCCTTACCATCTCTCAAAGGTAGCCGCACAACTGACACTGCTCGGCTGTGAGGAAGTCATCAAGCAACAGGGGTATCTCACCATCTCAGAACCCGCCTGTGGTGCAGGCTCGATGCTGATTGCTGCCTGCGAGGTCATAGCTGAGAAAGGGTACGCACCGGATAAGGCTGTGTTCTTTCAGGCTGTAGATATCAATCAGCTTTGCTTCCACATGAGCTACATACAATTCGCTTCTCTCGGATTATCAGGAATAGTCTGTCATGGCGATACCCTGAGAAACGAACTCTGGAAGCAATGGGAAACACCTCAGCATAAAATCTGGCGTTTCCTCACAGGAAGGTCACCCTTTCACTCAATTAAACACAATAAATAACCACTCATTTTTTCGAGGGGAAGGGACGCACGCCGCAGACCGAAAAAGGTCTCTGTGTGCGTCCTTTCCCCTCTTTTATTTGAAGGAGAATATAATGACACAGTATTTTGCTGACACCGTTGGAGTCGAACAAATCAAGGCTCGATATCGAGAACTCGCCTTCAAGCACCATCCCGACCGGGGTGGAGATGTGGGAATAATGCAAAGCATCAACCAACAGTACCACGAACGCTTAAAAGGTTGCGATTCTTCAACGTCTCGCGGAAGCGATGGGGAAAATCATACCTACTACTACAATGAAGAGCGAGAGTCAGCTATAGCTGACAAACTCGCTGAAGTCATTGGGCGTAACCTCCCCGGTATTCGTATCATGCTCGTCGGTACATGGCTCTGGATTGATGGGGAGACTAGACCGCTCAAAGAGCAGTTAAAAGAGCTGGGCTTTCGGTGGCACACAAAGCGCCAGAAATGGTACTGGAACAGCGGAAGCTATCGCTCAAGAAACAGCAATGCTGATTTTAGCCACATCGCTGCTAAGTACGGATATGAGGAGTTTTCTTCAGAAGAGAGAAAGAAACTTTCCGCATAACAAAACAGGCATCAAGCCAGAGGGAGCTATCCGTTAGTCACTCTAACACGATAGCTCCCTTTCTTTTTTCTTCGGGGATTTAGTCAGTCAGCCGAAGGCAGAAGTTGTAGGGCAGAGGGCAGAAGGTTACTTGGAAAGGAGGGAAGCTCAAACTCCCACCAAACCCTTTTCCTCTTAAAAGTACACCGCCCAAGGCGAGGTTTCCTCAGACATAGGGACAGAGCAAGACAGAGGAGGCTTGTATCCCAAGGGATAAGTTTGAAGAAAATTCCTTCTGCCCTCTGCCGCCTGCCGCCTGCCTTCAAGGGCGAAGCCCCGGTCAGCTAAATCCCCATTTTTTATGGAATAAGACCATGACTGACATCAAACAAAATCGTCATCAACTTGAGCGGGAAAATGTTCTTCCCTTCGTCAACCAAATTCTTCACGGTGACTGCATTGAGGTAATGCGCCAGATACCTTCTCGAAGCGTACATCTGGTCGTCACAGACCCTCCCTACGGCGTTCGCTACACCTCAAGTGATGGTCGTAGCATCATCGGGGATAATACCTTTGATTGGCTCTATCCAGCCTTCAAAGAGTCGTACCGCCTACTCAAAAACAACAGTCTGTGCTTCTCCTTCTATGGATGGCAACGCGCAGATACATTTCTTTACCGATGGCGGAAAGTCGGGTTTAGACCTGTTTCTCACTTCTCCTTTACCAAAAGGTACAGCTCCAAAAAGGGCTTCGTCTCTGCCCATCATGAAAATGCTTATCTGTTGGCTAAGGGAGAACCGGAAAAGCCGTCTCAACCGCCTCTTGACGTGCAACCCTGGCGCTATACCGGAAATCGGCTGCATCCCACCCAGAAACCCGTCGAATCCCTCAAAGCCATTATTGCCGCTTACTCACAGCCCGGTGATGTGGTTTTAGACCCTTTTGCCGGTTCCGGTTCGACGGCTGTTGCTGCCAGGGAGTTGGGACGGCTCTATATCGGCATTGAGAAAGACCCGTCTTATGCTCGCATCGCGCAAGACCGCTTAGCTCAATTGTCGCAGGTGGCGTGAGACACCTCAACAAAACCCTTGGGGGCTTTCTACCACTTGATTAGAAAGCCCCTCATTACAACCGCAAAGGAAATAACAGGAGAAAACGATGTCAAAATATCAATTCAACCCTCAACGCTACACCATCACTGTTGGGTGGGATAGTCCCCTCAATACCTTCTTCGCTACGGTCTGCGAGCGGGGAGTGGAGAACGATTTCGACGAACCTACTATTTGGCTGGGAACCCAAGTGGGTGAATACCCCAATGCTTGTCAGTTTTTGAGAGTGTTAAGGCAACAGATGAACCAGATTGGCATTACCGATACTGTTTGGTCTCACTCGTTTGCACAAACTCTCGAACAAGACCAAAGATGTGAGGGAAAAGGGTTTAAAGAACGACCCGCTGAAGTTCGGCAGTTCGTTTTGAAAAACCAGAAGCCCTAGACCCTTTTTGAAGGATGCATGGACGACTTTACTGAATCGCTCCAATTATCTTTCAACCTAGTTAAAAACGACGATAGCCGACTTTTATTGAAGAGAGTCGGCTTTTTTCGAGGAGTACCCCATGAACGATCTTCAAAAATCGTCTGTATATATTGAAACCAGTGTTATTAGTTATCTGACCAGCCAAAACAGTCGCGACCTTGTTCTCGCAGCACATCAGGAAATCACACGAGAATGGTGGGAGTCCCGCAGGCATGACTATCATCTCGTTATTTCTGAATTAGTTAACACCGAAATTGAAGCCGGAGACCAAAGTGCCAGTCAAAAACGAAAAGAGTTGGTTCAAGGTCTTGATTTTCTCAAAATTGATGAAGAAGCAACTCGCCTTGCCAAAACTCTCATTGAACAGAGAATTTTACCTCACAAGGCTTTTGAAGATGCTCTTCATATCGCAATTGCTACGAGAAATAATGTTGATTATCTGATGACTTGGAACTGCAAGCATATTGCCAATGGCGAGATTCAAAAAAGAATTATAAACTTGTATCATTCTTTGGGATATTCTTCGCCTTTAATTTGTACGCCCTTGGAACTAATGGATCGGTGGGATTATGAACGAGGAAACTAAGATTTGGGAAGACCCTATTGTTGCTGAGGTTCGAGCGATTCGAGAGGCTCACGCTCGTCAATTCAACTATGACTTGACAGCAATTGTTGAGGACTTAATGCAAAAGCAACGGCAAAGAGAAGCTGAAGGGGTAAGGTTCGTCACGTTCCCTCCTCCTGGAGAACGGACGCAAAACCCATCCGATACCTCTCAATCGAATTTAGACGAAACTGTTTAGGGGGGAAATCTCCCCCTTTTTTTGTCCATTTGCTGAGCATCGAACGGAATATTTCCGGGCAAAATGTCGTAAGAGAACCGATATGCAATCGAGCCTGAACTTCGATGACCTTGTGGCACTCTTAATGGTGCTGTTTACCCTCATCACCACCGTTGCTAATATTCTCCTATGGAACACCACCCGCCAGACAGTTCAACTTCTTCTCGAACAGGTACGCCATCAGATTGCTACGGGCTACAGTCAGGCTCAATCTCGCATCATTGACGCACACCGGGAACTCTTCTTGGCGATCCTCAACAACCCTTCGCTGCTAGAAAGTTTCACCTCGGCTAACGACTTAGACCCCAAGACTTGGGAAATCGAGAAAATTGCTGAATTCCTGATTAACCAGGTCCTCATCGGCTATCTAAACTTTACCAACGGCATTATCAGCCTCAACCACTTTGACGGCTTTAAACGAGACGCACGGGATGTCTTTGCCTACGAATCCGTGCGCCAGCACTGGCATCGGGTCAGAGTCGTTCATTCCGATAGTTTTCGCCGCTTTGTGGAAATGGAACTACTCTGGGAGGACGGGAAATGAAGGCAGGGGGCAGATGGCAGATGGCAGAAGGAAGAGTGGAAAGCGTCTAAAATAAGCTCGTATAGCAAAAGGCAGGGGGCAGATGGCAGACGGCAGAGGGAAAAGGCTTGAAGGATCGAGGTTGGATGCTTTGGTGCTTTGTCCTAACTGTTCTGGTGACTGCTATACATCCAACTGAGGACTTCTTTTTACAGATGAGCTATAGAGAGCAATTTATCTGGCAACGTAGCATTCAGCTTTCTGTCAAGTGCTATCAACTCACGAAACATTTTCCTCAATCAGAGCTGTATGGATTAACCAATCAAATTCGGCGCTCTAGCGTCTCTGTTGGCTCAAATATTGCTGAAGGCTATGGAAGACAAACGAAAAAGGAGTACATTCAGTTTCTCCATATCGCATTAGGCTCTTTGCGCGAACTCGATACACAATTAATCATTGCCAAAGAGGTGGGATTAGCTGAGCCCAATTTGTTTGCTCCTGTCATCAATGAAGTCGATGAAATGCAAAGAATTCTGGTGTCAACCTTAAATAAGCTGAAGACTTAAAACCCTCACCCTTCATCCCCCCTTCTGCCATCTGCCTCCTGCCTTCTGCCTTCGTCTCAGACTAGAGATGAGCGCAGAAAATCAATCAGTTCTGGAGTAATTTCGACAACCGCTTCATGGTCGGGAATCCCCATTTCCGTACTCGTGCCTTGAGCCAGTTTGCTGCCCTGCACAAAAACTCGCCCCTGCTCGTCTTGATACAGTGCCGGACACATCCCGCTATTACAGAGGCGGGCAAGAACTTTCAAGTTGTTTGTTGAGTGAGACATAGCAACAGATGAATATCTTTCAGTGATAGAATACCACAACAGAAGCTAGTAGAAGCCACTAGATTTTATTAGAAGCATCTGAACCGGGCGTGCAACAGGGGGATACCATTATGGATGACCCGTATGATTATGAGTTGGTGAGTCAACGAGATCGTATATCTATTGATGTCAGTGACATCCGAGAGGAAATCGAAAACTGTCGCTCTGATGTGGCTTGGAGCGAACTCCCTTTATCTGCCAAGCTCAGGGTTTTGATTAAAGAACGGCTGGCTCAACTGCAAGCGGAGAAGAAGGCGGGGAGCTGAGACAGATGGCAGAGGGCAGGGGGCAGATGGCAGAAGGTTTGAGCCAGGGGAGAAAGCTTCGCTTTTAAGAGAAGCTGGGGAAGCGAGGGAAGTAAGGGGAGCTGGGGTGCAGAGGTGCAGAGGTGCAGAGGTGCAGAAGAGAGTCATGCTTTCACCCCGTCACCCCAAATTGGTAATTGGTAATTGCGAATTGCGAATTGAATTCTGCCTTCATGTTAAGTACACCTGTTCCCACTCAAGGCGCGACAGCTTATACTAAAAGCAACGATTCTTGAGACAGAAAGCCCATTCGAGCGACGGGTCTCAAACGGGCTAGTCCCTCACCCCGTCACCCAGTCCGTCCTTTCCCCATTTAAGCGCGTCACAGACTATGGTCAGCTCTCCGGCTCCTCCTACAACGCAACCAAATCTCTCCACCGAACTGGCCGAGTGCGGCTGGCGGACGGTCATCGAAACCCATGCCGATGGCACGACAACCTTTACCCAAATTCCCCTCACCCCTGAAGAATTTCTCCACCCCAAGGAAGATTATCGCTTGCCCAACAGCACCTTTCACGACGATGTTGCCGGTCATGCCAAGGATGTCTTGACCCGCCGCTATGCCAGCGACCCCACCGTTGGGGTCTACCGCGATTTGTTAATCGAATGGGATATTGAAGGGCAAAAAGACCTCTGTCCCGATACGTTTGTGGCCTTTGGCATTAGTAACAAGGACCAAAATCGCTCTAAGTTCATTATTGCCAACGAAGGTGCGCGTCCCGCTTTTATCTTGGAAGTGGTATCGCCACGCTATCGCAAAGAAGACCGAGAGAAGAAGGTTTTAGAATACGCTCGCACCCAAGTTCCAGAGTACGTCATTGTCGATCGCCGCCGCCAGCGAGGAGAGTTGGTCGATGAGGTGTTAGGCTACCGCTTGGTTGAAGGAATTTACCAACCCATTGCTCCCGATGAGGACGGACGCATTCTCTGTGAAACGGTGGGAGTGCTGATGAGCTTGCAGGAGGGACAGTTGGTTATCGAGGATGCCGAAACGGGGGAACGGTTGCTCTCCTCTTTGGAGTTAGAAGCGGCAAAGGAATCCGCCGAGCAGCAAGCCGCAGAAATGGCAGCACTGCTGGAGCAATATCGAGAACGTTTCGGGGAGTTGTAGCAGACGGCAGGTGGCAGACGGTTTGAGCTGGGGAAGTAAGGGGAGCTGAGGGGCGGAGGAGAGTCCTGCTTTCTCCCCCATCTCTCCCAATTGCGAATTGCGAATTGAGGTCGAGGGATGGCGAGGTCTCCTCGCCATATCCAATCGACCTGTTGGGAATTGCGAATTGTCTCCCCTTCTGCCCTCTGCCTCCTGCCTCCTGCCTTCAAGGGCGAAGCCCTTGCCTTTTCCCCTAACCGCAGATACTCTTCCTCTACGGTTTACTACTACGGTTTCTCACGGGGACATACCCGTGGACTGTCTTATTTTTCTGCGGGTGTGTCCCCGCTCTCTTCTCATATAGCAAAAGGCAGAAGGCAGGAGGCAGATGGCAGAAGGGAAAAGCTTGACGTGTCAAGATTTCAACTGATGCTGTTGTCCTAACTGTTCTGGCGACTGCTATTGACCGCGCGCTCGCGCGAAGGATTTTTTCTGCCCTTTTCCCTTTAACTCCCCGAAATCTTTCGATAACCTCCCTCTAGGAGCTGTGCATCTTTCGCTCAACGCAAAGGCTCGTACAGCTACCGTTTGTGGTGACGGCTGCACCTTGGCTTGGGACTTACCACCCCAGGTAAAAAAGGGCGGATTAGCCTCCGCAATGCAGTCGTAACTCTTCGCGCTGGATGCGTCGAGAGGCGCTTGTCCAGTGCAAGGGAGGCTCGTTGAAGTAATCCTGCACATCCGCAGAGTAATCTCAGCGTTCTATCCCATTGATTGAGCAGGGGTATCCGGGTGTAGAGAGAAATTTGCCTGTTCATTTTCTCCTCTGCTCCTGGAGCTTCCCCTGCCCCTCTGCTTTTGAGAAAGAGGGCGACCGAGACAGACCTGCCCTTTTTGGGGAGGCCGCATCAGAGGAAGTGGTGAAAATCCACCCGAG
Proteins encoded:
- a CDS encoding Uma2 family endonuclease → MVSSPAPPTTQPNLSTELAECGWRTVIETHADGTTTFTQIPLTPEEFLHPKEDYRLPNSTFHDDVAGHAKDVLTRRYASDPTVGVYRDLLIEWDIEGQKDLCPDTFVAFGISNKDQNRSKFIIANEGARPAFILEVVSPRYRKEDREKKVLEYARTQVPEYVIVDRRRQRGELVDEVLGYRLVEGIYQPIAPDEDGRILCETVGVLMSLQEGQLVIEDAETGERLLSSLELEAAKESAEQQAAEMAALLEQYRERFGEL
- a CDS encoding DNA methyltransferase, translating into MTDIKQNRHQLERENVLPFVNQILHGDCIEVMRQIPSRSVHLVVTDPPYGVRYTSSDGRSIIGDNTFDWLYPAFKESYRLLKNNSLCFSFYGWQRADTFLYRWRKVGFRPVSHFSFTKRYSSKKGFVSAHHENAYLLAKGEPEKPSQPPLDVQPWRYTGNRLHPTQKPVESLKAIIAAYSQPGDVVLDPFAGSGSTAVAARELGRLYIGIEKDPSYARIAQDRLAQLSQVA
- a CDS encoding N-6 DNA methylase encodes the protein MTNDTTKKSNQAKSPKTIVAKLKQDFCQKLDTLAYGSSHNEVFRSWAEIAAIAMHQLPYLTGCIPKGNTFEAMEAHYLKLAAKQERETLHEFASLLALVQLALAHQWTDFLGAIYFEMEISGKKSKQSNGEFFTPYHLSKVAAQLTLLGCEEVIKQQGYLTISEPACGAGSMLIAACEVIAEKGYAPDKAVFFQAVDINQLCFHMSYIQFASLGLSGIVCHGDTLRNELWKQWETPQHKIWRFLTGRSPFHSIKHNK
- a CDS encoding four helix bundle protein, whose product is MSYREQFIWQRSIQLSVKCYQLTKHFPQSELYGLTNQIRRSSVSVGSNIAEGYGRQTKKEYIQFLHIALGSLRELDTQLIIAKEVGLAEPNLFAPVINEVDEMQRILVSTLNKLKT
- a CDS encoding type II toxin-antitoxin system VapC family toxin, with the protein product MNDLQKSSVYIETSVISYLTSQNSRDLVLAAHQEITREWWESRRHDYHLVISELVNTEIEAGDQSASQKRKELVQGLDFLKIDEEATRLAKTLIEQRILPHKAFEDALHIAIATRNNVDYLMTWNCKHIANGEIQKRIINLYHSLGYSSPLICTPLELMDRWDYERGN
- a CDS encoding J domain-containing protein, giving the protein MTQYFADTVGVEQIKARYRELAFKHHPDRGGDVGIMQSINQQYHERLKGCDSSTSRGSDGENHTYYYNEERESAIADKLAEVIGRNLPGIRIMLVGTWLWIDGETRPLKEQLKELGFRWHTKRQKWYWNSGSYRSRNSNADFSHIAAKYGYEEFSSEERKKLSA